The Montipora foliosa isolate CH-2021 chromosome 14, ASM3666993v2, whole genome shotgun sequence genome window below encodes:
- the LOC137984617 gene encoding acylphosphatase-1-like: MAARTLLSVDFEVFGKVQGVFFRKNTKQTAAEHSIVGWVMNTKRKTVVGQLQGERANIRIMKKWLKETGSPKSRIDRCEFRNEKTITSLEFSTFTIRK; the protein is encoded by the exons ATGGCTGCCCGTACACTGCTCTCTGTGGACTTTGAGGTATTTGGGAAAGTGCAAG GTGTGTTCTTTCGAAAG AACACCAAACAGACTGCTGCAGAACATTCCATTGTTGGCTGGGTGATGAATACAAAACGTAAAACTGTGGTTGGACAATTACAAGGAGAAAGAGCAAATATCCGTATCAT GAAAAAGTGGTTGAAAGAAACAGGAAGCCCGAAGTCCAGAATTGACAGATGTGAATTTAGGAATGAAAAAACAATAACCAGTCTTGAATTTAGCACTTTTACGATCCGCAAATAG